gtagcagcaagaatcgTATCCacccattctaaccctgattaTGGTGTCTGTCAGATGCCTaaatgttggaagaaagttctccctggttgtgcctgaAGGACCTTACTATATGTATAATTGcgaacctgatgaagttatttacggaggAAATGTTTTCGTTGAAGAGGTTTATCCGTCAAGTATAAATACAGTAAGTAGAAAACTGTTCAATCAGTGTCAGTGACACATTTCAATGCACAAACATATATCTCCAAATTTCGACCTACATGTGTTTGGAAGGAATTTTTATCCCTGTATGTATTGCTTACCGATATTGCAGAAGGTTGCCCCAATGTAAGTCGCAAAGACAATGGTCCCTCCTGGTTTCGAAAGAGTCGATATGTTTGCCACCGCTTTAGCATATGCTGCTCTGTGTGATAGAAAAATtatattaaaaatatttttgtgtcaACTTATAACAGCCCTAATCAGCGTAAAACACAAGGGTCACAGGCATACGTTGTGCGGCAGCAGCTTGTTATATTACATTCAGTAAAACCTGTATCATATATGAAACAAATCTTGTACCTGTTACCACAAACGGGGAAAAAGAGTACTGTTTGGACATCTCTAGTTATGTATCTAAGACCAGTCCTGACAGTTCCTATTTTTACTAGGTGGGCTCTCTGTGTTAAgttgtttgcgtgtgtgtgcgtcGGTCTCcgtgtgtgtacttgtgtgtttgtgtgtgtgtgtgtatgtcgtctctctctatctctctgtgtctgtgtatcaCTTGCCTATCtgagtgtgtgtttttgtgtgtgtgtatgtatgtgtttgggcgtgtgtgtgtgtgtgtgtgtgtggaatcTGTGTCTTTGTAACATGTGTCTGTGTATCACTTGTCTATCtgagtgtgtgcttgtgtgtatgtatgtgtttgggcgtatgtgtgtgtgtggaatcTGTGTCATTGTAacatgtgtctgtgtctgttttcTGCATTATTCCGCCATGAGTATACTCGAAGAAggtatggatggattgtaatgatatgttTAATATATGTGGATAGTTCTTTGTGAGACAGATGTCAATGTCAAAATTGGGCCTCCTTAGATGcttcatatttaaaaaaatatcgtTTTTCTTATTGTCAACAGTCAACTTACCTATCTGGGCTGGCAGCCTCTACACAAAAAGCTGAGGTCACCACATCAAATGGTTCAAAGGTCAGAGGGTAAGTAGGGTTGGGTTGATGCACGTCGCAGTGCACTACCGCCTTGACCGCTTGGCGGAGCTTCTGTTCACGGTCCTCAATCTTTTCACTgtataagaaaagaaaactggTATTACAAGAAAGATATAAACCTTTTGATTATTACATTATCATAAATTGTATTTTCGTCATCAAACTGGTTTAGGTTCATCGACTGGTTTTGGTGCTTCTTTTAATCTCCGCTAGACGGAGCTTCTGCTACTGATCCTCAATCTTTAGCTGTGTAAATGTAAGTTCTTTAAGCACAAATTCTGTGTATAGATCTTATAAAATGCATGTTTGATACACACCTGCTTCCTTCTAGGTCTAGGTAGTATTGGAAGTAAGATGTCCAATCAAAGGCGTTTTTATCCTTCTTAAGCCACTTCTCGAGCTCAGTCCTCGCATCCTGCATGAtaaaaaacacattatttcagaaaaCGTTACAAATTGTTGAAGCTCGTAAAGATGTCGCATATTGTGACTTAGTGCCTAGAATAGGGACTATAGTACGGTCTCCATCAGAAGTATTGTCTTTCAAAAGTTGGTATTGAATTTTATGCAAACTGTTACGGCTAATTCTACAATGATATTTACACCAATATAGAATGTTACGTTTTCGATTGCgcgtctgtgtttgtgtgtttgcgtttgtgtgagtgtgtgtgtgtttgcgtgtttgtgtatgtctgtgtgtgtgtgtgtgcctgtgtgtttgtgtgtgtgcgtgtgtgtgcgtgtgtttgtgtgtgcgtgtgcgtgtgtctttgtgtgtgtgtgtgagtgtgtgtgtgtttatgtgtgtttgtgtatgtgtgtgtgtgtgtatgtgtgtgtgtatatgtctttgtgtgtatttgtgtgcatgtgtttgtgtctgtgtgtgtgtgtctgtgtgtgttgtgtatgcATGTGAGTGTGAGTCACAAAGTACACGAGTTACCTTGTCGTAATCGGAACACACGATCTCCGAGAAGAACTTGCTTGCGCTGATAACCTGGTAAAATGTAGAACCAGATCCGATGTCTATCAGACGACCACTATAGGACCCTGTAAAGTTAAAAGATAAAAGTAGTCCCATAGACGTTTTAAGGCCGtaggcagtgggttgttgttatccactgtgtctagaacATTGTATTGCAAGGCAGggcctaaggccacagcaggtaaattttatggatgacatcctctgcagactgaaaaaatagtgcgatagggcaaaaaaaacaagattagTGGAAAACAAATGGCTACATTTGAAACAAGCATGGTGTTTATAAAAACACAGGCGACGAAAGGTTACGATGgaatagttgtttgtttgtttgtttgttttattaagaCCTCTGCTGTCAAAGACAccctttgtctctgatgtggACTGTCTGTGCCTTGAcagtatatgaatgaatgaatgaatgaccttaatTGTACACGGTGCAATGCATGGCAGTAACTATTACACAGAGTGTGAAATAAAGGTATTGGGTAAGACTGAATATCCTTATTACTATAACAATAAATGCTAGCATAAATTTCGATATCAAATTTCAATCGAGCGGGGATTATCATGAGCGTCAgtatattttctaataacatTGTTAACAAAGCTGTCTcctatatttgcctatttttgcgttGTGCCATTGAAGATactttatatttatatacattcaaatctgtctgtagcatctagtctcttaaaatctgatCTACTTGATTCTATAAATGTTAATAACTTACGACGTAACGTATTATATCTAGAATAATCTACAACGAAGTGGAATTCATTTTCATATGGATAAAATGTTGGTTTATTAGGGGATTAATCGCCTCATGGCCGATTGACAATGTCACACTGGTGACCCTAAGTAGCCCATTGAGAGTCCCAAAGCACAGACTGCCAGACCAGCTGCATGCAGGACATCTGGAGCGGATTTCAGCCCATTCCAGTATACCGTGCCCGTGGGGACAGCTGTGTCTGTTAAATCATAACACTCGCACCACATGTACAACTGAAACCCGAGCTCAGGGGACAGTGTTAAACAGGTGCCCACTGACAAGCTTAGTACTGGGAGTTGATGGGGACATCTGTGGAAACGTTCCACTCGCAACACCACCTGTACAACTGGATCCTATGCTTAGGGGACAGTGTTTAAAACAGGTACTAGTACCCACTGTCACGTTATTGTTGACGCAAATTTTACATCAATGAATGTAAATCTTACATTAGAATCTCAAATAGGCTATGCAGCAAAGAAGTGCAATATCAGCATGATCAAGATCCACGCAGACAGAAGGTGGCACTGATTTAAGCTGGTACTGACACGGCTGGGTACATCTAAGGATAAAAACAACTTCAAGTTTCAAGCGATACAAAACAGAGCGGCCAGGATCACCCTTAGATGCGACAGGTCCGACAGGTCCAGAGACTCTTTACAGTTTACTGCAGATGCTAATGTTAGTGCCGTTAAACTTGAAAAACATGATCCAGCAGAAAACTTAGTGACTTTTCATGAGTCATGAAAACAAACCATAAGTGTCAATATGTAGACTACTCACAATGCAAGATCACTGTTATCAGACCAAATCTTCAAAGTCAGAAAATATCCGCTCTCTGAAACCCAGAACAAATTTAAATGCTCAAAACTGAACAATTTCTGCACAGAACGTCTAACACATGGAATAGTTTGCTGTAAGGAAATTAGATTTTGTCCCATTGTTCATGGATCTTACGTAGACTTCCTACTTTTTGTGACTCTTTTGAAAAGTTgctgtatatgatattttcctGTGGCTGTGTGTTATCTAGATTTGTTCCATGGATATTGATGAATAAAGGATAACAGGAAGAATACAGATGCTATAGACATTGTAAAAGCTAATCGTGTCTCCAAATAAATTCATAGGATGTTACCAACATATAGATAGCTGTGTGTCAGTACTGTTATCAATTACCACATGTGCAATGATTGATGACCAGATGGACAGACAGCTGGGCGGAGATTTGTGTGGAAAGCAGGGTGGACGTTATTTGTTGGGAGGAAAAGTGGGAGGAGAGAAGGGTGGACCTTATTGGGTGTTTACATGTTAGATCAACCCAAAGGCGGAGCACAGAGATAGGGAAGAGCATTCGAGAACTTTTGAGTGAACACAATAGACCCTCCAGTGATGGGAGCAGACGTACTGGATGGGAGCAGACGTAATCAGGCGTCTAGTCTATCATCGTTCAGGCGATCT
The sequence above is drawn from the Branchiostoma floridae strain S238N-H82 chromosome 17, Bfl_VNyyK, whole genome shotgun sequence genome and encodes:
- the LOC118404812 gene encoding nicotinamide N-methyltransferase-like; this translates as MATGGKVPWGREYLNEFFITLDADINNEEGEGSMKTMEFFHDVFGGGSYSGRLIDIGSGSTFYQVISASKFFSEIVCSDYDKDARTELEKWLKKDKNAFDWTSYFQYYLDLEGSSEKIEDREQKLRQAVKAVVHCDVHQPNPTYPLTFEPFDVVTSAFCVEAASPDRAAYAKAVANISTLSKPGGTIVFATYIGATFCNIGGVKAKLLPIEVEFVVQTFKDAGFSDFNTFFYPSPEREESKITDVKGILLFTAKKSG